In the Thermodesulfovibrio yellowstonii DSM 11347 genome, one interval contains:
- a CDS encoding CBS domain-containing protein encodes MDKVTKFCVNDKNTIKETISVIQGNFSRCVVVLNENKKVVGVFSEGDVLRTILQNIDLHTPLKKVISPSFLYLKEKNMSKAYELIKKYGITLIPVIDDSFNLKEVITIFDVMKHLEFINGK; translated from the coding sequence ATGGATAAAGTTACTAAATTCTGTGTTAATGATAAAAATACAATCAAAGAGACAATATCTGTGATTCAAGGAAATTTTTCAAGATGCGTTGTTGTTCTAAATGAAAATAAAAAAGTTGTTGGAGTATTCAGCGAAGGAGATGTTTTAAGAACAATTTTACAGAATATTGATTTACATACCCCGCTGAAAAAGGTTATTAGTCCATCTTTTCTGTATTTAAAAGAAAAAAATATGTCAAAAGCTTATGAACTTATAAAAAAGTATGGGATAACTTTAATTCCCGTAATAGATGATAGTTTCAATCTCAAAGAGGTAATAACGATTTTTGATGTAATGAAGCATCTGGAGTTTATAAATGGAAAATAA
- the cysC gene encoding adenylyl-sulfate kinase, whose amino-acid sequence MKKSNNNLTLYKGYINREDRERLHGHKSFVIWFTGLPASGKSTIAHLVEKELYKRGCSTYVLDGDNVRYGLCSDLGFSIEERKENIRRVGELVKLFVDAGIIVITSFISPFKEDREKVRSLFKEEDFIEVYTKCPVETCSLRDQKGIYKKAIKGEIKNFTGISAPYEEPENPEITIFTDIDSPIEACQKILRYIKDKLKL is encoded by the coding sequence ATGAAAAAAAGTAACAATAATCTCACACTTTATAAAGGTTATATTAATAGAGAGGATAGAGAACGTTTACATGGTCATAAATCATTTGTTATCTGGTTTACAGGTCTTCCTGCATCTGGCAAATCAACAATTGCTCACTTGGTTGAAAAAGAATTATATAAAAGAGGATGTTCTACATATGTATTAGACGGTGACAATGTTAGATATGGATTATGTTCAGATCTTGGATTTTCTATTGAAGAAAGGAAAGAAAATATCCGACGAGTTGGGGAGTTAGTAAAATTATTTGTTGATGCCGGGATTATAGTGATTACAAGCTTTATCTCACCTTTTAAAGAAGATAGAGAAAAGGTTCGTTCTCTTTTTAAGGAAGAAGACTTTATTGAAGTATATACAAAATGTCCTGTGGAGACATGTTCTTTACGCGATCAAAAGGGTATTTATAAAAAAGCTATAAAAGGAGAAATAAAAAATTTTACAGGAATATCTGCACCTTATGAGGAACCTGAAAATCCAGAAATTACAATATTTACCGATATTGATAGCCCAATAGAAGCATGTCAAAAAATTTTAAGGTACATTAAAGATAAACTAAAATTATGA
- a CDS encoding lipopolysaccharide biosynthesis protein, producing MVPVTTYYLEPKDFGIFAIINTIVMPIGPLSSTGVSWVLGGNYYKINEEERKILLFNLLILDFTFKFFWVIVFWLLSYLLLPVIIKDFEHRYILYFKLILLATLFTALWPTISYFIVLQQKGRLHAIFEIIPWLCGAITTIVSLSVFNFSTLALFLNPLVSGLTSFLLGLWYIKNYIKPIIVKKWLTEIFKVGIPSILVNLVDILTSVLSRYFIQKWINLSQLGIYSHSESYKTIFTMGTKAFSRSFVPPLLEAFSKNTSTEKIETQLKRWYGLLGLAGVFVTLFSYEIVNILTHGKFVKAAPLVPIWFFLILSFTYGMPGTQFLLVQKKNQFMMYSGIITGMIFISVIAFSVYQFGLFGAVISLVLYNFCIQLVRTIYAKKLGSRNLGEKYFALVTVLMFGVYLLNELFKLSFIGKILVLILLYVYIFKQFGLNEMIYKKQKIFFIILANKNEKK from the coding sequence ATGGTTCCTGTTACAACCTACTATCTTGAACCAAAAGATTTTGGAATTTTTGCCATTATTAATACTATTGTTATGCCTATAGGACCTCTGTCTTCAACAGGAGTATCGTGGGTTCTGGGAGGAAATTACTATAAAATAAATGAGGAAGAAAGAAAAATATTGCTTTTTAATCTATTGATTCTGGATTTTACTTTTAAGTTTTTCTGGGTTATAGTATTCTGGCTTTTATCTTATTTATTATTGCCAGTTATAATAAAAGATTTTGAACACAGATATATACTATATTTTAAGTTAATATTATTAGCCACTCTATTTACAGCCTTATGGCCTACCATATCTTATTTCATTGTATTACAACAGAAAGGCAGATTGCATGCTATATTTGAAATAATTCCTTGGCTTTGTGGAGCAATAACTACTATTGTTAGCTTGAGCGTTTTTAATTTTTCAACATTAGCATTATTTTTGAATCCTCTGGTGTCAGGTTTGACCTCATTTTTATTAGGTTTATGGTATATTAAAAATTATATAAAACCGATAATTGTAAAGAAGTGGTTAACTGAAATTTTTAAAGTGGGAATACCATCAATTCTAGTAAATTTAGTAGATATACTAACAAGCGTGTTAAGTAGATATTTTATTCAAAAATGGATAAATCTTTCTCAGCTTGGAATATATTCTCATTCCGAGAGTTATAAAACTATATTTACAATGGGCACAAAGGCATTCAGCAGAAGTTTTGTTCCACCATTGCTTGAGGCTTTTTCAAAAAATACAAGCACCGAGAAAATAGAAACACAGTTAAAAAGATGGTATGGACTATTAGGACTTGCAGGAGTTTTTGTGACCTTGTTTTCTTATGAAATAGTCAATATATTAACACATGGAAAATTTGTAAAAGCAGCACCGCTGGTACCAATATGGTTTTTTCTTATTCTTTCGTTTACATATGGAATGCCTGGAACTCAATTTTTGCTTGTTCAAAAAAAAAATCAATTCATGATGTATTCTGGAATAATCACAGGAATGATTTTTATTAGTGTTATTGCATTTTCGGTATATCAGTTTGGTCTATTCGGTGCGGTTATTTCTTTGGTATTGTATAACTTTTGCATTCAGTTAGTGAGAACTATTTACGCAAAGAAACTTGGCAGCAGAAATTTGGGAGAGAAATATTTTGCTTTAGTAACAGTTTTAATGTTTGGAGTTTACTTATTAAATGAATTATTTAAGTTAAGTTTTATCGGTAAAATTTTAGTATTAATCCTATTATATGTCTATATATTTAAACAATTTGGATTAAATGAAATGATATATAAAAAACAAAAAATTTTTTTCATTATTTTAGCAAATAAGAATGAAAAAAAGTAA
- the neuC gene encoding UDP-N-acetylglucosamine 2-epimerase → MKKLKLLFITGSRGEWGYIRPILRLCNKRKDVNFSLCVTNMHLLPDFGLSIKEIERDGFHVDYKIYMSLDGYNHYTMVKSLGVFLSSLADVVASTKPDWIILAGDRGEQLMGAIVGAFCYIPVAHIQAGELSGNIDGMTRHAIGKYAHLHFASNEDAAERLIKLGEEPFRIHIVGAPQLDELVQGLYTKRDNLFNKYSLNLQNYLLVMLHPVTEEYHKASEQVEILMRALSKFDMPKIVILPNNDAGSLMIREGIENNRKGDFYVFSNLSREDYLGFLKYCSAIVGNSSSGILEAPTFKIPAVNIGRRQHKRLRGNNVIDVDFEEEAIISAIKKAISKEFREMLKNNCTNPYGDGKSSERILNILINIPINDTLLIKNLTY, encoded by the coding sequence ATGAAAAAATTGAAATTATTATTTATAACAGGCTCCAGAGGAGAATGGGGATATATAAGGCCGATTTTAAGGCTCTGTAATAAAAGAAAAGATGTGAATTTTTCCCTATGTGTCACCAATATGCATCTTTTACCTGATTTCGGTTTATCCATAAAGGAGATTGAAAGAGACGGATTCCATGTTGATTATAAAATATATATGTCTCTTGATGGATACAATCATTATACAATGGTTAAATCGCTTGGAGTTTTTCTGTCTTCCTTAGCTGATGTAGTGGCAAGCACTAAGCCTGACTGGATTATATTAGCAGGAGATAGAGGGGAGCAACTTATGGGGGCAATTGTAGGAGCATTCTGTTATATACCCGTTGCTCATATACAGGCAGGTGAGCTATCTGGAAATATTGACGGTATGACAAGACACGCTATCGGTAAATATGCTCATCTGCATTTTGCTTCAAATGAAGATGCCGCGGAGAGATTAATAAAATTGGGAGAAGAACCTTTCAGAATACATATTGTTGGAGCGCCTCAACTGGATGAACTGGTGCAGGGTTTATATACTAAAAGAGATAACTTATTTAATAAATATTCGTTAAATTTACAAAATTATCTTTTAGTAATGCTACATCCTGTAACAGAAGAATATCATAAAGCTTCGGAACAGGTGGAAATTTTAATGCGTGCGTTGTCAAAGTTTGATATGCCAAAAATTGTAATTCTTCCCAATAATGATGCTGGTTCGTTAATGATCCGAGAAGGCATAGAAAACAACAGAAAGGGAGATTTTTATGTATTCTCTAATTTAAGTAGGGAAGATTATCTCGGTTTTCTAAAATATTGTAGTGCTATTGTGGGAAATTCAAGTTCAGGTATTTTAGAAGCACCAACCTTTAAAATCCCTGCAGTTAATATCGGAAGAAGGCAACATAAAAGACTAAGAGGAAATAATGTAATAGATGTTGATTTTGAGGAAGAGGCAATTATATCCGCCATAAAAAAAGCAATTTCAAAAGAATTCAGAGAAATGCTGAAAAATAATTGCACCAATCCTTACGGTGACGGTAAATCTTCAGAAAGGATTTTAAATATATTAATCAATATTCCTATTAATGATACCTTGTTAATTAAAAATCTGACATATTAA
- a CDS encoding N-acetylneuraminate synthase family protein encodes MEITIGKRKIGYEHPVYIIAEGCDNHLGNLDVAKEMARQAKLAGADAIKFQHHIPDEEMLPDVPMSDNFNMPLYEFLKKYALTLEQHIELKKYCESIGIQYLCTPFSWKAAQELNEIGVEAFKIGSGEMTDIPTLKKMASFGKPMIVSTGMSTFEEIDRTYKLLRDMNVPLVLMHCVSEYPPVYHDINLKVINQMIERYPEAIIGHSDHTPDLFTCFAAVALGAKVIEKHVILDKRQPGPDQSVSIDFYELATLVEGIRKIESAMGNEKIIHEREKQIRKWAFRSIVSLSDIKAGEIITEDMIWSKRPGTGIPSYFMDKIIGAKAKRFIPANTLLSWDDIEIEKE; translated from the coding sequence ATGGAAATAACAATAGGTAAAAGAAAAATTGGTTATGAACATCCTGTTTATATTATTGCTGAAGGTTGTGATAATCATCTTGGCAATCTGGATGTTGCAAAGGAGATGGCAAGGCAGGCAAAACTCGCAGGTGCTGATGCCATTAAATTTCAGCATCATATACCTGATGAGGAGATGCTTCCTGATGTCCCTATGTCAGACAATTTCAATATGCCACTTTATGAATTTCTCAAAAAATATGCCTTAACACTTGAACAGCATATAGAATTAAAAAAATACTGTGAATCAATCGGGATACAATATCTATGTACTCCTTTCAGCTGGAAAGCTGCTCAGGAATTAAATGAAATTGGCGTTGAAGCTTTCAAAATTGGTTCTGGGGAAATGACTGACATTCCAACTCTGAAAAAAATGGCTTCTTTTGGTAAACCCATGATAGTCTCTACAGGAATGAGCACTTTTGAAGAAATTGATAGAACTTATAAATTATTGAGAGACATGAATGTTCCTCTGGTGCTTATGCATTGTGTTTCTGAGTATCCACCTGTTTATCATGATATCAATCTGAAAGTTATAAATCAAATGATTGAGCGTTATCCTGAAGCAATTATTGGACATTCTGACCATACACCTGATTTATTTACCTGTTTTGCAGCTGTAGCACTCGGTGCAAAGGTTATTGAAAAACATGTAATCCTTGACAAAAGACAGCCCGGTCCAGACCAATCTGTATCTATTGATTTTTATGAACTGGCAACATTGGTGGAAGGTATTCGTAAGATTGAATCAGCTATGGGTAATGAGAAAATTATACATGAAAGAGAAAAACAAATCAGAAAGTGGGCATTCAGAAGCATAGTATCTTTGAGTGATATTAAAGCAGGGGAAATAATAACAGAAGATATGATATGGTCAAAGAGGCCTGGGACAGGAATTCCTTCATATTTTATGGATAAAATTATCGGAGCAAAAGCTAAGCGATTTATACCTGCAAACACTTTACTCTCATGGGATGATATTGAGATAGAAAAGGAATAA
- a CDS encoding NAD-dependent epimerase/dehydratase family protein, whose translation MNIALITGSAGLIGSESVRFFAQKGFTIVGIDNDMRKVFFGEEASTRWNLERLKEEVPEYIHYEVDIRDQQKIEQIFKEYNTDIKLIVHTAAQPSHDWAAKDPFTDFTVNANGTLVLLEMTRRYCPEAVFIFTSTNKVYGDAPNQLPLIELDTRWELDKSHPYYEYGIDESMSIDQSKHSLFGASKVAADILVQEYGRYFGMKTVCFRGGCLTGPNHSGTQLHGFLAYLMKCAITGENYTVFGYKGKQVRDNIHSFDLVNMFWHFYQNPRCGEVYNAGGSRYSNCSMLEAIKMCEEITGKKLNWSYTDTNRIGDHIWWISDVRKFKKHYPTWEFTRDIKQILIEIFGGLVKRL comes from the coding sequence ATGAACATAGCTTTAATTACAGGTTCTGCAGGGCTAATAGGTTCCGAAAGTGTTAGATTTTTTGCCCAGAAAGGTTTCACTATAGTTGGAATTGACAATGATATGCGAAAAGTTTTTTTTGGTGAGGAGGCTTCCACACGATGGAATCTGGAGAGGTTAAAAGAGGAAGTTCCAGAATACATTCATTATGAAGTAGATATACGAGACCAGCAAAAGATAGAACAGATATTTAAAGAATATAATACTGATATAAAACTTATAGTCCATACAGCAGCTCAACCTTCACATGATTGGGCAGCTAAGGATCCATTTACTGATTTTACTGTAAATGCAAATGGTACTCTGGTTTTGCTGGAAATGACAAGAAGGTATTGCCCAGAAGCTGTATTTATTTTTACATCAACCAATAAAGTTTATGGAGATGCTCCCAATCAGCTTCCTTTAATAGAACTTGACACACGCTGGGAACTTGATAAATCACATCCATATTATGAGTACGGGATAGACGAATCAATGAGTATTGATCAGTCAAAGCACAGTCTTTTTGGAGCTTCAAAAGTAGCTGCAGACATTCTGGTTCAGGAATATGGAAGATATTTTGGTATGAAAACAGTTTGTTTCAGAGGCGGGTGTCTAACAGGACCTAATCACTCAGGAACACAACTTCACGGATTTTTAGCCTATTTAATGAAATGCGCTATAACTGGTGAAAACTATACAGTTTTTGGTTATAAAGGTAAACAGGTAAGGGATAACATTCATAGTTTTGACCTTGTAAATATGTTCTGGCATTTTTATCAGAATCCAAGATGCGGTGAAGTTTATAATGCAGGAGGAAGTAGATATTCCAATTGTTCTATGTTAGAAGCAATTAAAATGTGTGAAGAAATTACAGGCAAAAAACTCAATTGGTCATATACCGATACCAATCGCATTGGTGACCATATCTGGTGGATAAGTGATGTAAGAAAATTTAAGAAACATTATCCTACTTGGGAATTTACCAGAGATATCAAGCAAATATTGATTGAGATTTTTGGAGGTCTTGTTAAAAGGCTTTAA
- a CDS encoding sulfotransferase has product MKYKKIFFHFLSKYIPSALKLKIKNFLFYFKKSCVTLEKPIFIWGTGRSGTHLLYDLLSLHPDLCFVRTYKRWKKGLWGSMHYGDTTPEKLKGYPIPVEGMIFNWQTAGLIPIFKGKMKRDHILKINKDIVIENYKTLYVKWKWLKCDKKYRVLDKTPAYIMMVEIINEIFPDSYHIFCIRDPRSVVNSILRIARFTGKDNFEKEYKDGFFANMYPDGYEKIIGKSLVEIICWQVEKLILTGFSYIKLLDNRLIPFRYEELLNDIHNSYFNLIKKLELSPFYKIIDLIPNKFPDYSPDWPQPFENFDANEKICFNSEELKFFSEIQKLAILLGYDKNKPGKIIKPISRELYQISNN; this is encoded by the coding sequence ATGAAGTATAAAAAAATATTTTTTCACTTTTTATCAAAATATATTCCATCTGCATTAAAACTTAAAATTAAAAATTTTTTATTCTATTTTAAAAAATCATGCGTTACACTTGAAAAGCCTATTTTTATATGGGGCACGGGTCGGAGCGGTACACATCTTTTATATGATTTATTATCGTTACATCCTGATTTATGTTTTGTAAGAACATATAAACGATGGAAAAAAGGATTATGGGGAAGCATGCATTATGGGGATACAACACCAGAAAAATTAAAAGGTTATCCAATACCTGTAGAAGGAATGATATTTAATTGGCAAACAGCTGGCCTTATTCCCATCTTTAAGGGTAAAATGAAGAGAGATCATATTTTGAAAATAAATAAAGATATTGTTATAGAGAACTATAAAACATTATATGTTAAATGGAAATGGTTAAAATGTGACAAGAAATATCGAGTATTAGATAAAACACCTGCATATATAATGATGGTTGAAATAATAAATGAAATATTTCCTGATAGTTATCATATTTTTTGCATAAGGGATCCTCGATCTGTTGTTAACTCAATCCTTAGAATCGCCAGATTTACAGGTAAAGATAACTTTGAAAAAGAATATAAAGATGGATTCTTTGCTAATATGTATCCAGATGGATATGAAAAAATTATCGGGAAATCATTAGTTGAAATTATTTGTTGGCAAGTTGAGAAATTAATTCTTACAGGATTTAGTTATATTAAACTTTTAGATAATAGACTAATTCCATTCAGATATGAAGAATTGTTAAACGATATACATAATTCTTATTTCAATTTGATTAAAAAATTAGAACTTTCTCCATTTTATAAAATAATTGACTTAATTCCTAATAAATTTCCAGACTATAGCCCTGATTGGCCACAGCCATTTGAAAACTTTGATGCAAATGAAAAGATTTGTTTCAATAGTGAGGAATTAAAATTTTTTTCAGAGATACAAAAATTAGCTATATTACTTGGTTATGATAAAAATAAACCCGGTAAAATTATTAAACCGATCAGTAGAGAGTTATATCAAATATCAAATAATTAG
- a CDS encoding glycosyltransferase family 4 protein yields the protein MNLCLITNGLPGPAYHGGAVTCWAIVKAAIVREHRVTVLSLFDTSEFNPYLESKDIQTKGLYDIGAAVEFVNFDYMGLSGLSKSTDFKSKIAHRVKRIINPPMEHYFPWAKLKKEVENKLSQIKPDAIFVYHFDALSAVYNINTAPKMAGVGDLWHLPGYFRWRIKKPSIRKYLLEGPYQLAYSLIFKKLMLQMLANCQKRGAFAAHYAEWLRKQKGFEDSLYLRTPVHDPVGSKWRELRDEYISKRENKNPKILMIGDITGTAAKWGLCLFKNEVLPELEKEFGKNGFEIHLVGGGQLDGEFKILCELPYIRVRGRIVPPDVEFLSSDILFVPTPITLGIRVRIITGFSYGSCVVTHKANTAGIPEIEHDNNALVSDSGAGLAKEIIRALKDKELRKKLEQNARKTFENYFSEKTAAENIVKEIEKII from the coding sequence ATGAATCTCTGTCTAATTACAAATGGTCTTCCAGGACCAGCTTATCATGGTGGTGCAGTTACCTGCTGGGCTATTGTTAAAGCAGCAATCGTAAGGGAACATAGAGTAACTGTATTAAGCCTTTTTGATACATCAGAATTTAATCCATACCTTGAGTCAAAGGATATACAAACCAAAGGTCTTTATGATATCGGAGCTGCCGTAGAATTTGTAAACTTTGACTATATGGGATTGTCAGGATTAAGTAAATCAACGGATTTTAAATCAAAGATTGCACATAGAGTTAAAAGAATTATAAATCCTCCCATGGAGCACTATTTCCCCTGGGCAAAACTTAAAAAGGAAGTTGAGAATAAATTAAGTCAGATTAAACCAGATGCAATATTTGTATATCATTTTGATGCATTGAGTGCAGTTTATAATATTAATACCGCTCCTAAAATGGCAGGGGTTGGTGATTTATGGCATCTACCAGGATATTTTAGATGGAGGATAAAAAAGCCTTCTATAAGAAAATATTTATTAGAGGGTCCATATCAATTAGCATACAGCCTTATTTTTAAAAAGCTCATGTTGCAGATGCTTGCTAATTGTCAAAAAAGAGGTGCTTTTGCTGCTCACTATGCGGAGTGGCTTAGGAAACAAAAAGGTTTTGAAGATTCTTTATATTTGAGGACACCTGTTCATGACCCTGTTGGAAGTAAATGGCGTGAGTTAAGAGATGAATATATAAGTAAAAGAGAAAATAAAAATCCCAAGATCTTAATGATAGGAGATATTACTGGGACAGCAGCCAAATGGGGACTTTGTTTATTTAAAAATGAAGTTCTTCCTGAATTAGAAAAGGAATTCGGCAAAAACGGGTTTGAGATTCATCTTGTAGGAGGAGGACAACTTGATGGGGAGTTTAAAATTTTATGTGAACTTCCATATATAAGGGTTAGAGGGAGGATTGTGCCACCAGATGTAGAATTTTTGAGCTCAGACATTTTGTTTGTGCCTACACCCATAACTTTGGGAATCAGAGTAAGAATTATAACAGGTTTTTCCTATGGTTCCTGTGTTGTAACTCACAAGGCTAATACTGCTGGTATTCCCGAGATTGAACATGATAATAATGCCTTGGTTTCAGACAGTGGAGCAGGATTGGCAAAAGAGATTATTAGAGCATTAAAAGATAAGGAATTAAGGAAAAAACTGGAGCAAAATGCCAGAAAAACATTTGAAAATTACTTTTCTGAAAAAACAGCAGCAGAAAACATTGTTAAAGAAATAGAAAAAATAATTTGA